In Archocentrus centrarchus isolate MPI-CPG fArcCen1 chromosome 21, fArcCen1, whole genome shotgun sequence, the following are encoded in one genomic region:
- the rgcc gene encoding regulator of cell cycle RGCC — protein MKSPKLKPQAKFINEEDLNDVLCEFDAVIEDFTSPVEKRHFRYDEHLKTMKRRSSASVSDSGISDTESAESLNRNSFSFSDERLNSPTMLSPTTSTSPPLMSPKPKLGDTKELEDFIADLDRTLESM, from the exons ATGAAGTCCCCAAAGCTGAAACCTCAAG CCAAGTTCATCAACGAGGAGGATCTGAACGACGTGCTCTGCGAGTTCGACGCGGTGATCGAAGACTTCACGTCGCCGGTGGAAAAGCGACACTTCAGGTACGACGAACACCTGAAGACcatgaagaggaggagcagcgCCAGCGTCAGCGACAGCGGCATCAGCGACACGGAGA GTGCCGAGTCTCTCAACAGAAACAGCTTCAGCTTCAGCGATGAGAGACTGAACTCGCCCACCATGCTctcccccaccacctccacctcaccTCCCCTTATGTCACCAAAAC CCAAACTGGGCGACACTAAAGAACTGGAGGACTTCATCGCCGACCTGGACAGGACATTAGAGA GCATGTGA